The stretch of DNA TTTCGGGAAGAACGTCAAGCACAACCAGGGGGCCCATGTTGCCCGGAACCTTGGGATCGAACAGCTGGGCCACGTTGAGGCCAACTCCGCCGAAACTTTCCTTTCCGCAGGAAACACCGGCAAGACTGATGAACGCAATAACCACCGCCATGATGCAAAATCCCAGGACCGGCCTTTTCGTGAACATGACTTCTCCTTTAAGTAATGGTTGTTGTTTCCTGCTGCACCGAAAGTTTCCGTGAGACGCCGGGCCGCGAATTTTTGGCGGCTGCTCCGGAAAAGGGGGAATCGGGTATCAAGACAGTTGGTCTTGATACCCGATGAAGAAGGCAAAATCAAGGCTAAACCAGAGGGTCGTCCGCGTCTTTTTTATCGTCCCGTTTTTCGGCCCATTCCCAGGCCAGAAAACCCAGGGCCGCTCCCAGGGCGGCTCCTGCCAAGGCGGCAAGGCCCAGAAAAACAAAGAGGCTTGCAAGAACGGTGAAGAGCCACAAGGGGGTGAGCCTGCCCCCCGAAAGGGCCAGGATGGCGGTGAGCCCGGCCAAGCCGGAAACCGCGAAGCCCTTAAGGCCGAACCGGCGGGAGCACGGAACCACCAGTACCACGAGTGCTATGCATATGGCCGTTCGCCACCAGTTCATCCCGAAAAAAAGGTCGGATCGGGCCAGGTAGCCGTACAGTGCCCCCGGAACCGTGAGGCACATCCCCAAAAAGGAGCCCGTTGCAATGGACTGGATCATGCGGTCGGGCTCTGTTTCGGTTTCTTCGGCCCGCCCGAAGGCGGCTTTTGCCCAGCGCTTAAAGCCGCTTCCAAGGGCCTTGGCCATCTGTCCCGGAGCGCTGGCCGCAAGGTCCAGAATGGCCGCCGCGTAATCCGGGTCCTTCAGGTCATCTTCCACGGAGGCATCGACGCCGCTTGCCGCCGGGTCGGGCCGGATCGCCTGGGCTGCCGAAGACTCGTCCGGTGCCTCCGGGGCAGGGCCCGGACTTCCCGCGCAGGGGTCGCCCCCGGATTCGGGAAGGCACATGTCAAGAAGGGTCAGCGGCCCCTCCGGGCTTTTGGGGGCCCTGGGAACCGCCGATTGAACCGCAGCCAGCGCGCCTATCTTCAAAAGGGCGTTCTTGAGGCTCATGGCCTCGTCCTTGTCGCCGTCCTTCAAAAGAACCACGGGCCTGCCGGTTGACAGGCTCTCGATGTCCTTTGGGGAAAGCTCCAGGAGGCTTTTCACGGATTCCCGGACTTCGGCTGGGTCTTTGCCCGAAAGCGTTTCGCCGCTGTAAATCACGGTATAAAGTTTGATGGGCATGGGAACCGACCTCGCAAAAAAGTCGCCGACCGCCGGGAACACGGCGCATCATGAAGCGCAATGAGAGCGTAAATCTTAACATTTTCCCGGAATCCAGGAAAACACATTTTGTCTCCCGGATGCAAGGAAGATGAAAAAGCCGGGCGGGGCCGCGCCCAAGCCCCAAAAAATACGCGGAAATAAATACGCGGAAAAGTTTGCGCATGGGGAATATGGGCGTTATATTGTCAGAAAGCGTGAAGGCGCAAGGCCTTTTTGTTTTTCACTGAAAGGAGCTTAAGAATGAAGATCGCGGTGAGCGGCAAGGGTGGGGTGGGCAAGACCACTTTTTCCGCCCTTCTCATACGGACCCTGGATGAAATGGGAAAAAAGGTCCTGGCCATAGACGCCGACCCGGACGCTAACCTGGCCTCCGCCGTGGGGATCAAAGACGCCGACAAGATCGTGCCCATAAGCGAGATGAAGGAACTCATCTACGAGCGCACCGAGTCCAAGCCGGGAATGGGAGGCTGGTTCAAGCTGAACCCCAAGGTGGACGACCTCCCCGAAGCGCTTTCGGCGAAGCTGGGCAACATCAAGCTGATGCGCCTGGGAGGCGTGGCCAAGGGAGGAGGCGGATGCATCTGCCCGGAAAGCACCCTCTTGAAGGTCCTGGTGAGCCACGTAATACTTGCCCGCGACGAGGTGGTTGTCATGGACATGGAGGCCGGAATCGAGCACCTTGGGCGCGGAACCGCCATGGCGGTCAACAAGCTCATCGTGGTGGTGGAGCCGGGCCAGAGAAGCATTGAAACAGCCCGCCACGTGCGGGAACTCGCCAGCCAGATAAAGCTTGACCGCATAGCCATTGTCGGGAACAAGGTGAGAAATGAGGCGGACAGGGAGTTTTTGCGGAAAAACCTCTCGGATTTCGAAATCCTGGGCTTTCTCCCATACGACCCCAGCCTCATCGAGGCGGACGTTTCCGGCAAGAGCCCCTTTGACACGGAATCCGAATCCAAAAGACTGGTTGCGGAATTCATCCCGGCCCTGATGGGGGGATGAGTTTTCAGCCTTCCCCATTCTTCCGGTCGATACCGCACGGCGAAATGTTCTCCGTCAGCCCGGAGGATTTTTCGCCGCGCGTATTTTTTGCCTATGCGGCCGATTTGAGTTTTTTATCGAAGTCGAGTCTGATTTCCCTGAAACACCGGCCCGTCTCGTGCATCATGCATCCCAAAACCTTGGGCGAGAAATCGTAGGGGATTTCCAGGGCGTCCAGCCAGCCCCAGAAGCGCTCGAAAATACCGCACTGATACTGACCGGCCATGCCCATTTTCACCATGCCGTCATGCGCGAAGCATTGGGGCATGGTGACCAGCATCATGTTTTCGGATGGAAACTCGATTTCAAATTTCATGAACTCGGCCCGCACCACCTGGTCGACTATCTCCATCAGAGCCTTGAAAGCGCCCATGGAAGCTACTTCGTCAAGACCTGAGGCCTTCAGGATTCGCTTGGCCTCGATTTTCGCCATCGAACGCACGGCGGCGCGATTTATCCTGTTGGTCGTTTCAATGCCGCTTTCCAGGACGCTGTGATAGAACCACATGGCGTCGTGGGTCATCCAGCCCTTGTGCAGAAGTTTTTTTACATCGCTGTCATCCAGAAGTTTCATGGCCTTCCCCCATTTTTCAATGCAGGCCGGGCCGTTACCCCGCCCCGGCCTTCAGTCCGCGCAGACCGCGCGCTCCGCCGCCCTTGCTATCTCCCGGGCGGCCCTGTTCCACTCGTCTTCCGTCACCCCCAAAAGCCTAAGCCTCCCGTATTCCTGGCAGGGTCCGAGCACCAGGGCTATTGCGACCCCAAGGGGGAGCCGTATTATCGAGCCAGACTCCATGTGGCGCTCGAAAAACCCGCACATGGCCGCGCCGAAAATGCGGTTCGCCTCGCTGATGGCGCCTTCGCTTTCCTTCATGAAGGAGGCGTGGCGCATTCTTTCAAGGTAACGCGCCCAGTCCGGGTTTTCCGCCATCCAGAAAAGATGGGCAAATACCAGGGCTTCCACGCCATTTTTGGCGGAATCCGCCTTGTTCAGGGCCTCGATCACAACTGCCTGAAAATCCTTTATCCCTTCGAGATACACTGCGGCGGCCAACTGCTCCTTGCTTTTGAAATGATGGTAAAGGCTTCCGTTGGAAACCCCCGCACGGGAGCGGATATCCTCCATTGAGGCATCGGTGAAGCCTTTCATGTTAAAGGAGGCTAGCGCCGAAAAAATGATGTGTCGCCTTTTTTCTGTGGTGGATGCGTTGACGGAGCCGGTTTTTCTCATTGGGCCTTCCTTAGAGTGGATTTATAATCCAGAATAATATTCCAGTCAAGAAAAATCTCATCCCTTGCCGCAAGAACAGCACGGCGGGAACATGCCTTCGCATGCTGAAACGGATTCTCCAAAGGTCCATTGACTCCACGCGTTACGGCTGTCATAATTCCATAGTGCTTCCCCCAAAAGCCCGCCGAAAATTTTGCCGAACCAACAAGGGAGCGTCATTATGTCTTCAAGACCTTGGACCGCCGGGATCGTGCTCGCCTTTGCCCTTTTTCTCTCCTGCTCCGTTTTCGCAGGCGAGGTGAACAGCGTACCAGCCCCGCCCGATCTCGCCGCCTGGAAGGGCTGGGTTTTGCATGACGCGGGCGAGGAACTCTGCCCTTCGGTGTACAACGATTCCGACTCCCACAGGTGCGTGTGGCCGTCAACCCTGAATATTTCCGTGGAGCCGACCGGCGGCGAGTTCGTGCAGGAGTGGCTCGTGTTCACAAGGGCCTGGGCCCCGCTTCCGGGAAGCGCCGAAATCTGGCCCCAGGGCGTCACCGTGGACAACAAGCCCGCCTTTGCCGTGGACCGGGAAGGGGTGGCAAGCGTCCTGCTCGCGCCCGGACGGCACAGGGTGGCCGGGCGCTTCGCGTGGAAGGCAGTGCCTGAAATGATAAAAGTGCCGCCCGAAAGCGGGCTCGTGGGCCTTTCCATCAACGGGCGCAGGGTGGAAAACCCGGTTCTGGACCTAAGCGGAAACCTCTGGGTGGAGCGCCGGGCCACCGGTAAAAAGGAGGAGGACACCCTGTCGGTAAGGGTTTATCGCCTGGTTGAAGATACCATACCAATGAAGGTGGTGACCCGCATCCTCATGGAGGTGGGGGGAAGCGCCAGGGAGCTGGCCCTTCCTGGCCTCATGCTCCCGAAAGCCACACCCATGCAGCTTGAATCGAGCCTGCCCGCAAGAATAGCCCCGGACGGCGTTCTTTCGCTCCAGGCCCGGCCCGGGCGTTTCACCCTTATAGTGACATCCTATTTCAAGGCCCCCATGAAGGCCATAGGCCCGGTGGAATGCCCCAACGGCACCGAGATATGGTCTTTTTCCCCTCAAAACGACCTTCGCATGGTGCGCGTCGCCGGGCTCGCCACAGTTGACCCGGCCCTTGCGGACGCCCCTGCCGAGTGGAAGGGCTTCCCGGCCTATGCGGTGACTAAGGGCCAGTCCATGAGCTTCGAGGAGCTCAGGCGGGGGGACCCGACGCCGCCCAAAAACAGGCTCACCCTCACGCGTACCCTATGGCTGGATTTTTCCGGGAAGGGCTACACGGTGCATGATGAGATAAGCGGTTCCATGAACCGGCTCTGGTCCCTGGCCATGAACCCGCCCGTGGTCTTGGGCCGCGTTACCCTGAAAAATTCCCAGAACCAGGAAAACCAAGAGGAAGGCGCGCAGGAAGGGCCTGAAACCGACCTTCTCATCACCGCCCAGACCGACCGGAAAATTCCCGGAGTAGAATTGCGACGGGGAAGCCTTAACCTTTCAGCCGATTCCAGGCTTACGGGCTCCGTATCGCGGCTCTCCGCAGTGGGCTGGGACCACGATTTCGACAGAGTGACAACCGAGCTGCGCCTTCCACCCGGCTGGAAGCTCCTGGCGGCCCTGGGGCCGGATTACGTGTCCAGTTCATGGCTTTCCGACTGGAACCTTTTCGATTTCTTCGTGGTCCTTTTGACCGGCATAGCCGCATACCGCCTTGCGGGCGGCCTCTGGGCCGGGGTGCTGCTTCTTTTCCTGGCCATTTCACACAGGGAGCCGGGCGCGCCGCTTTTTCTCTGGCTCTTTCTTTTCGCGCCCATAGCGCTTTTGAAGGTCCTGCCCGAAGGCGCCATGAGGCGTTTTTCCGAAAAGTGGCGAAAGCTCGCCCTGGTGATCCTGGCCCTCATTTCCGTGGGTTTCGTGAAAGAGCAGCTTCTGTATGGTTTTTATCCGCACCTCCAGAACGCCAGTGTTTCTTCGAGAGCCTTTTCGATACTGGACCTGCTGTCAGGTCTTCCGGGATGTGGCGGTGAGTTCAAAATGGCGGGGACCGTTGGGGACGGCCCGACCGTTTCATCTGACGAGAGGCCTGTGGCCTTCGCTCCGCCGGAACCTGCGGATATGAGTAAATCTGATGACAGAGAGATGACGGATGGGACAGGTTGGTCAGGCATGCCGAAAAAGGGGGACAAAGCGTACTGGGACAGGCAGAAGGCCCAGGACCTCCTGAACGAGCCAGAGGCCCTTATTCAGACAGGTCCGGGCCTGCCGGGCTGGGAATTCGGCTCGGTTCAACTCAACTGGACCGGCTCGGTGGAGCGCGGCCAGACGCTCAGGCTTTTTTTGTGTCCACCCTGGCTTTTCAGAATTTTGTGCTTTCTGCGCACCATAATCCTTGTGGTGCTCCTTGCGGTTTTCATCGCCGGGGCCGGGTGGCTCAACCGCTTTAAAAAATTCGCAGCAAGACCGAGGGGCGATTCTTCCGATCCGTCCCCAAATCCGTCCCCAAATCCGTCATCTGCCGCAACAATCGCCGTCATCGCCGCCTTTTTCGCCCTGGCCCTTTTCTGGGCGGGTGGCCGGGCCTGGGCGACCGAGCCTGTGGAGGAGTCTCCGGTACAGGCTACGGCTGAGGCTCAACAAGCTGCGGATGCGCGGCAGGAAGCCGTGAATCCGTTAGCGCCGTCAAACGTGCCCACGCCCTCGGAAAGCCTTCTGGATGAATACCGGAGAAGGCTTCTTGCGCCCTCCGACTGCTTTCCCTCTTGCGTTGACTGCCCGGCCATGGAGCTTACTGTAAGCCCGGACACCCTTTTGCTTCTGCTTGAAATCCACGCTGCGGCATCCGTGGCGGTTCCCCTGCCCGGCGGGGTGAAAAGCTGGATGGCGGTCCAGGTGATGGTGGACGGGAATATCGCCCAGGGCCTTTTGAAGGACAAGGACGGGGTCCTGTGGGTCCATCTTGGGCCGGGGGTGCATCGCGTGGCCCTTTTGGGGGGGATCGCCGACAAGAGCGCCATCACCATTCCTCTTCCCATAAAGCCCCACAGGGCCACGGTTTCGGCCACGGGCTGGGAGGTTTTCGGAATTTTGGAAAACGGCTCGGTGGGGGCCTCCATCGATCTGGCCCGCATAAGAAAGGCCGGTGAAAAGGCTGCGGAAGACTCCGGCCAGGAAAACAAGCTGCCCGCGTTTCTCAGCGTGGAAAGGGTCTTTTCCCTTTCGCGCACCTGGACGGTAATAACCACCATAAGCCGGGTGAGCCCGGTGGGTGTCGCGGTGGTGGCCCTGGTGCCTCTCCTGCCTGGCGAAAGCGTAACCCAGGCGGGGATTCCGGTGGAAAAGGGCAGGGCGGTGGTGACACTTAATCCCGAAGTGGAGGAGGTGTTTTTTTCCTCCACCCTTTCCATCTCGCCGAGAATAGAGCTGAAGGCCCAGGAAAACGCGCCCTGGACCGAGACCTGGATATTCAACGTGGCGCCCATCTGGCACGCCGGTTTTTCCGGGATACCAGTCATCCGCCATCAGGACCAGGGGGTATGGCAGCCCATGTGGAAGCCCTGGCCCGGCGAGAGGCTTTCGGTCTCGGTGACCAAGCCGAAGCCGGTGGCCGGAAAGGTCCTCACCATCGACAGGGCGAATCTTTCCTGGTCAGCGGGCGAGCGCCTCTTGAAAGGGTCGCTAACCGTAGTCATCCGCTCCAGCCAGGGTGGGCAGCATCCTCTTACCCTGCCTTCTGGGGTTGACCTGGAAAAGCTCACCGTGGGCGGCCAGGCCCAGCCCGTGCGGGTTTCCGGCAACAAGGTTCTGGTGGCCCTTGCGCCCGGCGCGCAGCAGGTAGACCTTGAATGGACCGTTTCCAAGAGCCTTGGTTTTTTGTACCGCACCGATTCGGTCGGCCTGGGCTCGGAGGCGGTGAACGCCACCGTTTCCGTGGAGCCTCCCCATGACCGCTGGATACTGTGGACCATAGGACCAAGCCTTGGGCCCGCCGTGCTCTTTTACCGGTACCTGGCCCTGGTGCTTTTATTCGCGTTCGTTCTGGGCAGGCTTCCGGGAACGCCGCTTCGCACCCGCCAGTGGATACTTTTGGGCCTGGGCCTCACCCAGGCTTCATCAATACTGGCCCTGGCGGTGGTGATGTGGTTCGTCGCGCTCCGCTCGCGCGGCATGGCCCACAAGGCCCCTGCTTCGCCGTCCTCGTTCAACCGGGGCCAGGTTTTCCTGGTGATCCTGACTCTTGTGGCCCTGGGCGGGTTTTTCGACGCCACCCTTTCCGGGCTTCTGGGCATTCCCGACATGGCGGTCGCGGGCAACGGCTCCGACCAGAGCCAGTTCAACTGGACCTGCGACAGGATAGCGGGCGACATGCCCCGAACCGGGATCATTTGGCTGCCCATGTGGATATTCCGGGTGCTCATGCTGGCCTGGTCCCTGTGGCTGGCCTTCTCCCTGGTGGGCTGGCTCAGGTGGGCCTGGATCAACTTCAGCAAGGGGGGCCTTTGGATGCACATGAGCAAGGCATCCAAGCTCAAGACCCGCTACGGCGACTCGTTTTCAGGCAAAGGCCCGCATGAAGGCGGGAATGAGCCTCTGGGAACAGGAGGCGGTGAAGAAAGCGCTATGGAAAATGAAGGGCCGGAAGGAAACCAGGGGGAGAAGGAAGGAATTTGATCAAAAAATCCGGCGTGTTGAAGGTATTGTGGTAAGGAAGCGTTACGATGTCCTTCCCAGGAGGGCTTTTTTTTAATCCGCACTTCGGCTATAAATCATTCCGAAAAGTGAAAACCATCAACACCGGCGGATGAACAGGCGTCCGTCAAGGAGCATCCATGCATCTTTACGATCTTTCGGAATTTTTCAGCCTATCGCGCTCCCTCCATTACAACCTTTCATCAAAGACCTCGGCCCGCCACTATGTATTGAAATACATCACGGACATGAAATACGTGAGCACCTCGGACAAGGCCGTGCTCATGAGGGCGCTCGAGTTTCTGATGCAGGCCTACAAGCCCATAAAGCCCAGGAAACTTGGGACGCCCGCCGTGCTTCATCCAATTAGGGCCTGCGCCCTTTTGTGCAGGGCCATGACCAGGATCGAACTGGCCGACGTGCTGACCGAGATGTTTCACGACCTGTTTGAGGACGTGTACGAGTTCCGTGTGGATGACAAAAGCTGGTGCGATCTCATGAGCCGGGAGTTCACCGAATACCTGTTCAAATCCGGTGACGAGCCCCTGGGGCACCAGATTTTCAGCCGCTTGGTGCGCTTAACGCGCCGGGACAGCGAATCGTATTACCAATATATAGGGCGCGTGCTGGAAGCCCCCGGCGAAAGCGCGGTGATAGTGCGGGCCAAGCTCGCCGACCGGCTCGACAACACAATGGACATGCGGATCGACCTGGACGAGCCAAGGGAAAAGATGAATTTTTTCGAGGTGGTTTTTTCAAACCTCTTTTCCGGCACGGTTGAGCAGCCTCCCAAGGCTGAGATCCATCCGCCGCCAGGGCCCCTCAACGGGGCGTGGAGGCTTTACACGCTGTTCAAGAACGCCGTCCTGCTGTCCCTTGTGCGGCAAAAGGGCTTCGTGGTTGCGGGCCAGGGCTTCGACATCCTGTTTCACTCCCTTGCCGTGGCTTCGCTCAACGAGGCCATGCGCATTTATCTCCACATCTGGACCTTTCACAAAAAGATGCTGGACGACCCGCGCGGGCTTTTACTGGACGCCATGTCTTATTGCGCCTCGGACCGGCTGAACATGGTCACCATACCGGACGAGCGCCACCGCCTGGACGGCCTTTTCTCCGCCTACTTCGACCCTCCCCGCGAGGAAGTCCCCGTCAACGCCAGAACCAAGGACGAGATGGAGGAAATCCGCAAGGCCCTGTCGCTCGAACGCAAAAGAAGGCTGGACGCCCTCTACGCGGACAAAAACCTGATGATCCAGGCGGCCATAGCTTTCGTGGTGATTTTTCTGAATTTTCTCCAGGACCCCGACTATTACATACAGGGAATCACCGAAACGGGAATTTCCCCGACAGAGCCCGAAGACAGGTGAGCCCGATATTCCGGCGCAAACAAAAAAGCCCGGCCTTAAAAGGCCGGGCTTTTTTATGGGCTATACAAGGGCATTTATCAGTCGAAGGCCTTCTTGATGAGGGAAAGGGCGTCGTTGTATTCCAACTCCTTGGGATTGAAGGTGTGGGAGCCGTCGTTGATGGCGGTGGCGGCGATGTCCTCCAGCTTGTTACGCGGGACTCCCGCATCTTTAAGGGTGAGGGGCAGCCCGCACAGGCGGTTCAGCTCGCGGTTTAGGGCCTTTACAGTATCGATGGCCTTCTGGGCGCGCTTGGCCGGGGGGGTCGCAAGATAAACGTCCGTGCCCGCCAGGGGCAGGAGAAGCTCGGCGTAGTGGTCGGCCACAACGTCTAAGTTGTATTCCATTCCCACCGAAAGGAAGATGGCGTTGCCCACTCCGTGGGGAACGTGGCATACTCCGCCCGCCGCATGGGCCAGGGAATGAACCACGCCCACCATGGCGTTGGTGAAGGCCACCCCGGCCAGGAGCGAGGCGTTGGCCATGGCGAAGCGGGCCTCCTTGTCGCTTCCGTCGGCCACGGCCCGGACCAGGTAGTCCCGGCAAAGGGCGATGGCGGTCACGGCATAGGCGTCGGAAAGGGGGTTCTTCTGCTTGCACGAAAACGCCTCGACCGCGTGGGTGAGGGCGTCCATGCCGGTGGCTGCGGTGATCTTGGGCGGCATGGTGAGGGTCATGCGCGGATCCAGAATGGCCACGTTGGGGAAGAGCCGGAACGAGGTGAAGGCCATTTTGATCTTTTTGTCCGGGTTGGCAACCACGGAAACCGAGGTGACCTCCGAGCCCGTACCCGCCGTGGTGGGAACCGCGATGAAGGGCTTTAGGGGCTTTTTGATGATTTCCGCGCCCATGTACTGCAAAAGGTCGTCGCCGCCCTCGGTCACCAGGATGTTCACGGCCTTGGCGGTGTCCAAAACGCTTCCTCCGCCCACCGCCACCAGGGAGTCGCATCCGGCCTCCCGGAACATTTTGGCCACGGAGTTGACCACGAGGTTGGATGAGTCCGGGGGGGTGTCCTCGAAAACGGCCCCGATGGTGACGTCGTTTCCGGCGAACCCGTCCACCACGATCTGGAGAAGGCCGGCGGCCACCACGCCCTTGTCGGTTATCAGAAGGGGGCGTTTGGCTCCGAGCTGGTCAAGCTCGTAGGCCACGTTGTCAACGGCCACCTTGCCCGCTATCACCTTCACGGGATTGGAAAACTCGTAATAGGAAGGAATGTTGATCATTTAAGTCCTCCAGGATTTGTTTGGTTGCGCGTGGATCCGGCGCGTCACAGTTTGCGTAAGCCGTAGGGTACTCCCAATGCGTAAATGACGGCGCGGATGGCGTGTTTCTTGAGACTCATTGGAGGCACGCGCTTCAAGACCCTTTGGGAGATTATTTTGGGGAAGAGGTAGGCCTGGACGATGTTCAGGCAGCGGATGAGGCTCATGGCGCTGGAGACGTCGCCCTTCAGGGTGGCCCTGTGCTCTGCGTAGCTCTGGGGCGTGCCGATCTGGGCGGACATCACCAGAAACGCGCCTTCCAGGGTCTTGAAGCTGATGACCAGGTCCGCAGCCGCCTTTTTGGTGCCAAGGTAGCGAAGTCGCCCGCCTTTTTTTTCCAGAACCATGTAGGGCCCGGCGGGAAGAACCTCGAACATGACGGTCATGGGGTCTTTCCAGGTCTCGACTTCCTTGCGCACGTCCTCGTCCAGAATGGCGGCCGTTTCCATGGCGCTTCCCAGGGCCAGCATGGCGGAGGCCACCACGAACTTCTTGAACGGCTTCTCCCGTGGACGCCATTGGCCCACGGTGTTGGTTGCGGTCATCTTTGGCTCTCCTTCAATGGTGTATGACAAAAGCAAGCCGTAAGGTTGTCTTGAAAATCGTTTGGGCCGATAAACCACGGGCGGATGAAGGAGTCCCCTTCGTCCGCCCGCCCTGAACCGGAATAACCGGCAAGTCCGGCCAACTTACGGAAGCTCGATCATTCGAAAAAGACCTTTTTCACGAAATCGGCCACGCCGTCGGCGGTGGCAAGATCGGCCTCAGCCGAAAGCTCGCCGCAGCCGCCATGCTCAACGATGGACGAGAGAAGCTTCTTGCCGGCAACGTTTTCGCCGATCTGGATCACGTTTATGCACAGCCGGTCGCCGTAGGCGGCCTTCATCTTTTTGGCGGCCAGTACGGGGTCGCCCACGTTGTTTCCGCCGTCGGAGAGGATGAGCACCGAAACCGTGCCCTTGGCGTAGCTCAAGTCTTTGGCGGCAAGATTGATGGAGTCGGCAAGGGGGGTCTTGCCCTTGGAGAGAATGGCGTGCTCCATGGCTTCCTTGTAGAGCTGGCGGTCATACCGGGTGGGGCCGTAGTAGAGCTTGGAAACGCTTTGGTTGAAGTTGAAGGGGCCGCTGGCTGAGCGAAGGGCCGCCATGAAGCCCACGTTGGGCAGGGTGGCGTTGATGCGGGCCACTATGTCCC from Deltaproteobacteria bacterium encodes:
- a CDS encoding TetR/AcrR family transcriptional regulator — translated: MRKTGSVNASTTEKRRHIIFSALASFNMKGFTDASMEDIRSRAGVSNGSLYHHFKSKEQLAAAVYLEGIKDFQAVVIEALNKADSAKNGVEALVFAHLFWMAENPDWARYLERMRHASFMKESEGAISEANRIFGAAMCGFFERHMESGSIIRLPLGVAIALVLGPCQEYGRLRLLGVTEDEWNRAAREIARAAERAVCAD
- a CDS encoding iron-containing alcohol dehydrogenase → MINIPSYYEFSNPVKVIAGKVAVDNVAYELDQLGAKRPLLITDKGVVAAGLLQIVVDGFAGNDVTIGAVFEDTPPDSSNLVVNSVAKMFREAGCDSLVAVGGGSVLDTAKAVNILVTEGGDDLLQYMGAEIIKKPLKPFIAVPTTAGTGSEVTSVSVVANPDKKIKMAFTSFRLFPNVAILDPRMTLTMPPKITAATGMDALTHAVEAFSCKQKNPLSDAYAVTAIALCRDYLVRAVADGSDKEARFAMANASLLAGVAFTNAMVGVVHSLAHAAGGVCHVPHGVGNAIFLSVGMEYNLDVVADHYAELLLPLAGTDVYLATPPAKRAQKAIDTVKALNRELNRLCGLPLTLKDAGVPRNKLEDIAATAINDGSHTFNPKELEYNDALSLIKKAFD
- a CDS encoding AAA family ATPase; this encodes MKIAVSGKGGVGKTTFSALLIRTLDEMGKKVLAIDADPDANLASAVGIKDADKIVPISEMKELIYERTESKPGMGGWFKLNPKVDDLPEALSAKLGNIKLMRLGGVAKGGGGCICPESTLLKVLVSHVILARDEVVVMDMEAGIEHLGRGTAMAVNKLIVVVEPGQRSIETARHVRELASQIKLDRIAIVGNKVRNEADREFLRKNLSDFEILGFLPYDPSLIEADVSGKSPFDTESESKRLVAEFIPALMGG